Proteins encoded by one window of Anaerosalibacter sp. Marseille-P3206:
- a CDS encoding helix-hairpin-helix domain-containing protein: MIIFTKRQQIVILLLVVIVILITSISIYKKNVRFDDEINKLSSIDENELLNNSNNDSKELEEDNVEENNGIIMVHISGQVYKPGLIELENGSRVIDAVNKAGGLKSEADIDRINLAKKVVDEEKIYIPKIGEEITGIDANTTTSSSECSTSKDTDKININTCSKEELMSLSGIGEVLATRIIEYRETNTFKSIDDIMNVSGIGNKKFENIKDYITVN, translated from the coding sequence TTGATAATCTTTACAAAAAGGCAACAAATAGTTATACTATTACTAGTCGTAATAGTTATTTTAATTACATCTATTAGTATTTATAAAAAAAATGTAAGATTTGATGATGAAATAAATAAGCTAAGTTCAATAGATGAAAATGAATTATTAAATAATAGTAATAATGATAGTAAAGAACTTGAAGAAGATAATGTTGAAGAAAATAATGGTATTATAATGGTGCACATTAGTGGACAAGTTTATAAACCTGGTCTTATAGAGCTTGAAAATGGTTCTAGAGTAATTGATGCTGTAAATAAAGCTGGCGGATTAAAAAGTGAAGCTGATATTGATAGAATTAATCTAGCTAAAAAGGTAGTTGATGAAGAGAAGATTTATATTCCTAAAATTGGGGAAGAAATAACTGGTATCGATGCTAATACTACCACAAGTTCAAGTGAATGTAGTACAAGTAAAGATACTGATAAGATAAACATTAACACCTGTTCAAAAGAAGAACTTATGAGTTTGTCTGGAATTGGGGAAGTTCTTGCAACGAGAATAATAGAGTATAGGGAAACAAATACTTTTAAATCAATTGATGATATAATGAATGTATCAGGTATTGGGAATAAAAAGTTTGAAAACATAAAAGACTATATAACTGTAAATTGA
- a CDS encoding LCP family protein, translated as MKKKFFKTFFISFLVFACIYGGVVHFFVKTEAESDTDTEETFFDKIAEEKNDDLTFLLLGIDTKDLSKNTKERSDTMMLCKIDRSTGGISILSIPRDTRAYIRGRKNEEKINHAHAYGGPELSIKAVKDLLGIDLDYYVRVDYKIVKEYVNLIGGVEVDVPMDMNYEDLVADPPLRIHLKEGRQVLDGDKAMQFLRFRKGYKEQDIGRIKAQQQFIKATMKQTLKPGNIVKIPKIISTYYKYVDTNIPLDQIMIYATKAKDFSSENMEMATIPGEPKNIKGISYYIPYKEETEEIVKNMFLEHRTVDNEKIDSQNNDGESKN; from the coding sequence GTGAAGAAAAAATTTTTTAAAACTTTTTTTATCTCTTTTTTAGTATTTGCTTGCATTTATGGCGGTGTAGTACACTTTTTTGTAAAAACAGAGGCTGAAAGTGACACAGATACAGAAGAAACCTTTTTTGACAAAATAGCTGAGGAAAAAAATGATGATTTGACTTTTCTACTATTAGGAATTGATACTAAAGATCTTTCTAAAAATACTAAAGAGAGATCTGATACGATGATGTTGTGTAAAATTGACAGATCAACTGGTGGTATTTCAATTTTATCTATTCCTAGGGATACAAGAGCGTATATAAGAGGTAGAAAAAATGAAGAGAAAATAAACCATGCACATGCTTATGGTGGGCCAGAATTATCAATTAAAGCTGTTAAAGATTTGTTAGGAATTGATTTAGATTATTATGTAAGGGTAGACTACAAAATTGTTAAAGAGTACGTGAATTTAATTGGTGGGGTAGAAGTGGACGTGCCTATGGATATGAATTATGAGGATTTAGTGGCAGATCCACCACTTCGTATACATTTAAAAGAAGGAAGACAAGTATTAGATGGTGACAAGGCGATGCAATTTTTAAGATTTAGGAAGGGATATAAAGAGCAAGATATAGGTAGAATAAAGGCACAGCAACAATTTATTAAAGCTACCATGAAGCAAACTTTAAAGCCAGGAAACATTGTAAAGATACCTAAAATAATCAGTACTTACTATAAATACGTCGATACAAATATTCCGCTAGATCAAATAATGATTTATGCAACTAAGGCAAAGGACTTTAGTAGTGAGAATATGGAAATGGCTACAATACCTGGAGAACCAAAAAATATCAAAGGCATATCATATTATATACCTTATAAAGAAGAGACAGAAGAAATAGTTAAGAATATGTTTTTAGAACATAGAACTGTTGATAATGAGAAAATTGATAGTCAAAATAATGATGGTGAATCAAAAAACTAA
- the rsfS gene encoding ribosome silencing factor yields the protein MTDLDKRLSIIVKACDDKRAFNIKVLNISKLSSIGDYFVIASGNSAVQVSAIADAVEEKMAKAGFILIQKEGHNSSTWVLLDYGDIIVHIFKKEDRDFYNLERLWSDSDELDVNLLISQE from the coding sequence GTGACAGATTTGGATAAGAGACTTTCTATTATAGTGAAAGCTTGTGATGATAAAAGAGCTTTTAATATAAAAGTATTAAATATAAGTAAACTTTCAAGTATCGGAGATTATTTTGTAATTGCTAGTGGAAACTCTGCTGTACAGGTATCAGCTATTGCAGATGCAGTAGAGGAAAAAATGGCTAAGGCTGGTTTTATACTAATCCAAAAAGAAGGACATAATTCTTCTACATGGGTTTTATTAGATTACGGTGATATTATTGTTCATATATTCAAAAAAGAAGACAGGGACTTTTATAATTTGGAGAGGCTCTGGTCTGATAGTGATGAATTAGATGTTAATCTTCTCATTTCGCAAGAATGA
- the selB gene encoding selenocysteine-specific translation elongation factor encodes MKHIIIGTAGHIDHGKTTLIRALTGRNTDRLKEEQNRGISIELGFTYFDLPSGRRAGIIDVPGHEKFIKNMLAGVIGIDIVILVVAADEGVMPQTKEHLAILDLLGIKSGFIVLTKADLVDEEWMELVIDDVENTVKGTFLEGTPIIPVSSTKGTGIEKAIETIDKLTELVEERSEEGRPRLPIDRVFTISGFGTIVTGTLISGKFKVGDEVQVFPGNKTARLRSLQVHDEDTDIAYAGQRVAANLAGLKKSEVNRGDVIAPINSMKETMMLDVKLKILPDTPKIIENRSRLRLYIGTKEVLCRIVLLDKECLTPGDTGYAQLRLEEPTVAKRGDRFILRFYSPMFTIGGGEILEPNPEKKKRFEKSSLEELKIKEIGQSKDILEKIILDKSEEVPSLKDISIYTVMPEEEVIKEIKILEGENKIRSIHQSKDIYIVHNSYLDELNYKIVEELENFHKRRPLKAGISKEEIRSKYFKNVKAKIADSLFNLLLEKGSIANKNEIIYLKDFQIIYTEEQLKIAELIKSKFKERGFLPPKYEELLENINKSEKDVSEVFESLVDRREILKIKDDTYMLKETYDNAFKLLVEFLNKNDSITVSQYRDLLDTNRKISIILLEYFDQNKITKRIDDKRVFF; translated from the coding sequence ATGAAGCATATTATCATAGGAACAGCGGGACATATTGATCATGGTAAAACTACTTTAATAAGAGCTTTAACTGGAAGAAATACTGATAGATTAAAAGAAGAACAAAATAGAGGTATATCTATAGAATTGGGATTTACTTATTTTGATTTACCAAGTGGAAGAAGAGCAGGAATTATTGATGTTCCAGGACATGAAAAATTTATTAAAAACATGTTAGCTGGAGTTATTGGTATAGATATAGTAATATTGGTTGTTGCAGCAGATGAAGGGGTTATGCCACAGACAAAAGAACATTTAGCAATATTAGATTTACTTGGGATAAAAAGTGGGTTTATAGTTTTGACAAAAGCTGATTTAGTTGATGAAGAGTGGATGGAATTGGTTATAGATGATGTAGAAAATACTGTTAAAGGAACATTTTTAGAGGGAACCCCTATAATTCCCGTTTCTTCAACGAAAGGCACTGGAATTGAAAAGGCTATAGAAACTATAGACAAACTGACAGAATTAGTTGAAGAAAGAAGTGAAGAAGGAAGACCTAGATTACCTATTGATAGAGTATTTACAATCTCTGGTTTTGGTACTATAGTTACTGGAACTTTGATTTCAGGTAAATTTAAAGTTGGAGATGAAGTGCAAGTTTTCCCTGGGAATAAAACTGCAAGGCTTAGGTCTCTCCAAGTACATGATGAGGATACAGATATTGCATATGCTGGTCAAAGAGTTGCTGCTAATCTAGCAGGATTAAAAAAGTCAGAAGTTAACAGAGGAGATGTAATAGCTCCTATCAATTCCATGAAAGAAACTATGATGTTAGATGTAAAACTTAAAATTTTACCAGATACCCCTAAAATAATAGAAAATAGAAGTAGGCTTAGATTGTATATTGGTACAAAAGAAGTTTTATGTAGAATAGTATTATTAGACAAAGAATGTTTGACACCAGGAGATACTGGTTATGCTCAATTGAGGCTGGAAGAACCAACTGTTGCCAAAAGGGGTGACAGATTTATACTAAGATTTTATTCACCAATGTTTACTATTGGTGGAGGAGAGATATTAGAACCAAATCCAGAAAAAAAGAAGAGATTTGAAAAGAGTTCATTGGAAGAATTAAAGATAAAGGAAATAGGACAATCAAAAGATATACTAGAAAAAATTATTTTAGATAAAAGTGAAGAAGTTCCTTCCTTAAAGGATATTTCTATTTATACAGTTATGCCTGAAGAAGAAGTTATAAAAGAAATAAAAATATTAGAAGGAGAGAATAAGATTAGATCTATTCATCAATCAAAGGATATCTATATTGTCCACAACAGTTATCTAGATGAATTAAATTATAAAATAGTAGAGGAATTAGAAAATTTTCACAAAAGGAGACCTTTAAAAGCTGGAATTTCCAAAGAAGAGATAAGGAGTAAATATTTTAAGAATGTAAAAGCAAAAATAGCAGATAGTTTGTTTAATCTGCTTCTTGAAAAAGGCAGTATAGCAAATAAGAATGAAATTATCTATTTAAAAGATTTTCAAATAATCTATACTGAAGAACAATTAAAAATTGCTGAACTTATTAAATCTAAATTTAAAGAAAGAGGTTTCTTACCACCCAAATATGAAGAACTTCTTGAAAATATAAATAAAAGTGAAAAAGATGTTTCTGAAGTATTTGAATCCTTAGTCGATAGAAGGGAAATATTAAAAATTAAGGATGATACTTATATGTTAAAAGAAACATATGACAATGCTTTTAAATTATTAGTGGAATTTTTGAATAAAAATGATTCAATTACAGTTTCTCAGTATAGAGATTTACTGGATACAAATAGAAAAATCTCAATTATTTTACTTGAATACTTTGATCAAAACAAAATTACTAAAAGAATTGATGATAAGAGAGTTTTTTTCTAA
- the nadD gene encoding nicotinate-nucleotide adenylyltransferase: MERKIGIMGGTFDPIHLGHLILAEETRIQLNLDKVVFIPTGEPPHKKNKSVLEPIHRYEMTLLATTDNPNFQVSALEIKKEGVSYTIDTMKYLKSLYSDSIFYFITGADSLVNITSWRNADELLTLCKFVTTKRRGIPNSELDNAVRRINEKYGETVYLLSIPYIEISSTDIRNRVKNGESIRYYVPDSVETYIRKNNFYR; the protein is encoded by the coding sequence ATGGAAAGAAAAATAGGCATAATGGGTGGTACTTTTGATCCTATTCATTTAGGACATTTAATATTGGCTGAAGAGACTAGAATTCAATTGAATTTAGATAAAGTGGTGTTTATACCTACTGGAGAACCACCTCACAAAAAAAACAAAAGTGTTTTAGAGCCAATTCATAGATATGAAATGACATTGCTTGCTACAACTGACAATCCAAATTTTCAAGTATCGGCTTTGGAAATCAAAAAAGAAGGAGTGTCATACACAATAGATACAATGAAATATTTAAAAAGTTTATATAGTGATTCTATTTTTTATTTTATTACAGGAGCAGATTCTCTAGTTAATATTACTAGTTGGAGAAATGCTGATGAACTTTTAACACTATGCAAATTTGTGACTACTAAGAGAAGAGGTATTCCAAATAGTGAGTTAGATAATGCTGTAAGAAGGATAAATGAAAAATATGGTGAGACAGTTTATCTATTATCTATACCCTATATAGAAATATCTTCTACTGATATAAGAAATAGAGTAAAAAATGGAGAATCAATAAGGTATTATGTACCCGATAGTGTAGAGACATACATAAGAAAAAATAATTTTTATAGATAG
- the yhbY gene encoding ribosome assembly RNA-binding protein YhbY has translation MLTGKQRSYLKSIANGIDPIFQIGKNGINDNFIKQVDDALEAREIIKVNVLNNSFLNAKDAANEVAELTNSEFVQSIGNKFVLYRESKDKKKIELP, from the coding sequence TTGTTAACAGGAAAACAGAGAAGTTATTTAAAGAGTATTGCAAATGGTATTGATCCTATTTTTCAAATAGGTAAAAATGGAATTAATGATAATTTTATTAAGCAAGTAGATGATGCCCTTGAAGCTAGGGAAATTATTAAGGTAAATGTTTTGAATAATAGTTTCTTAAATGCAAAAGATGCAGCTAATGAAGTAGCTGAATTGACAAATTCTGAATTTGTTCAAAGTATAGGAAACAAATTTGTTTTATATAGGGAGTCAAAAGATAAAAAGAAGATAGAACTACCTTAA
- the selD gene encoding selenide, water dikinase SelD, protein MSEKRLTQLTKSSGUAAKLGPDTLAQVLRHLPKVHDDNLIIGLDTSDDAAVYKINDELALIETLDFFTPVVDDPYTFGQIAAANSLSDVYAMGGNPVLAMNIVCFPNCLSPKVLVEILKGGHDKVQESGAILVGGHTVEDDEPKYGLSVTGFVHPDKVLSNSNAKPKDVLVLTKPIGIGIANTAIKGGLADEKCYNEAVKVMSTLNKYAGEAVEKVKVNSCTDITGFGLLGHSLEMAMGSNVTIRIKSEMVPIIEGALEYAQMGLVPAGAYKNEAHIGENVKFTKDVPMEIRDALFDPQTSGGLLLSVPEDQLDKLLEELKKTPTSFGVIGEVIEKRDVYLEVE, encoded by the coding sequence ATGAGTGAAAAAAGATTGACACAACTTACAAAGAGTTCAGGGTGAGCAGCAAAATTAGGTCCAGATACCTTGGCGCAAGTTTTGCGTCATTTACCTAAAGTGCATGATGATAATTTGATAATTGGATTGGATACATCAGATGATGCTGCTGTGTATAAGATAAATGATGAATTAGCTCTTATAGAGACATTAGATTTTTTTACTCCAGTGGTAGATGATCCATATACTTTTGGACAGATAGCTGCTGCTAATTCATTGAGTGATGTTTATGCTATGGGAGGAAATCCTGTTTTGGCTATGAATATAGTATGTTTTCCTAATTGTCTATCTCCAAAAGTTTTAGTTGAAATACTCAAGGGAGGTCATGACAAAGTACAGGAATCAGGGGCAATACTAGTTGGAGGGCATACAGTTGAAGATGATGAGCCTAAATATGGACTTTCTGTTACAGGCTTTGTTCATCCAGACAAGGTGTTATCAAATTCCAATGCTAAACCAAAGGATGTATTAGTATTAACTAAACCTATTGGTATAGGTATTGCTAATACTGCCATAAAAGGTGGATTAGCTGATGAAAAATGTTATAATGAAGCAGTAAAGGTAATGAGTACACTAAATAAATATGCTGGTGAAGCTGTAGAAAAGGTTAAAGTAAATAGTTGTACTGATATAACAGGTTTTGGCCTTTTGGGACATAGTTTAGAAATGGCTATGGGTAGCAATGTAACAATAAGGATCAAAAGCGAAATGGTTCCAATAATCGAAGGAGCTCTTGAATATGCTCAGATGGGACTAGTACCTGCAGGAGCATATAAAAATGAAGCGCATATTGGAGAAAATGTAAAATTCACTAAGGATGTACCTATGGAAATTAGGGATGCACTATTCGATCCTCAAACATCAGGAGGCCTTCTATTGTCAGTTCCAGAAGATCAATTAGACAAATTACTTGAAGAATTAAAAAAGACACCTACTTCTTTTGGTGTAATAGGTGAAGTTATAGAGAAGAGAGATGTATATTTGGAAGTAGAATAA
- a CDS encoding RidA family protein: MDNTQIKTNKAPAAIGPYSQGVKGGNIIFTSGQLPIVPETGELISDDIKRATKQSMENVKAILTEAGATLEDVVKVTIFIKDMGEFALVNEVYGEYFNEHKPARSCIEVSKLPKDGKIEIEAIAII, encoded by the coding sequence ATGGATAATACACAAATTAAAACAAATAAAGCACCTGCTGCAATTGGTCCTTATTCACAAGGAGTAAAGGGTGGCAACATTATTTTTACATCAGGACAATTGCCAATAGTGCCTGAAACAGGGGAATTGATATCTGATGATATCAAAAGGGCAACAAAACAAAGTATGGAAAATGTAAAAGCTATACTTACTGAAGCAGGTGCAACACTAGAAGATGTAGTAAAGGTTACAATATTTATAAAAGATATGGGAGAATTCGCACTAGTAAATGAAGTATATGGTGAATACTTTAATGAGCATAAACCAGCTAGATCTTGCATAGAAGTTTCTAAATTGCCAAAGGATGGAAAAATTGAAATTGAAGCAATTGCAATAATATAA
- a CDS encoding D-alanyl-D-alanine carboxypeptidase family protein — translation MKKFLLILVILITACTYSFSYADSLDIVGEGAILIDGDTGQILYEKNSHMKLYPASTTKIMTGILAIELGNLDDIVTIDKDIINATDGTHIALDYDEQMSLKNLVYALLIESANDAAAAIAKNISGSIDEFATLMNKKATEMGALDTHFTNPSGLPDENHVTTAYDLAMIAKYAMNNETFRNIVKQYSYTIPPTNKKSESRYICNHNKLLFSKKKIQVDGKIIPIKYEWADGIKNGYTQVADQCLVSSATKGNRKLICVVLKSHGSDIYVDTHKLLNYGFNEFEKTQLSFKNEFIDNIDIQNGSIPLTTGIIGDSLYTIVPKNNLNKIEKKINIQENIEAPIEKGQVLGNIEYTLDGKLLGQADIISTMEITKVEVKSKLLSKWWVIIIVLIIILFKISEIVRKSKRRKRRKTLYKRINDPIK, via the coding sequence TTGAAAAAGTTTTTGCTTATACTTGTAATTTTGATCACTGCATGTACATATAGTTTTTCATATGCAGACAGCTTAGACATTGTAGGAGAAGGTGCTATATTAATAGATGGAGATACCGGACAAATATTATATGAGAAAAATTCACATATGAAACTATATCCTGCCAGCACTACAAAAATCATGACTGGAATATTGGCTATTGAATTGGGAAATTTAGACGATATTGTTACTATTGACAAAGATATTATCAACGCAACAGACGGCACACATATTGCTCTAGATTATGATGAACAAATGTCACTTAAAAATTTAGTCTATGCTCTTCTCATAGAATCAGCAAATGATGCAGCTGCAGCAATAGCTAAAAATATTTCGGGAAGCATTGATGAATTTGCTACTTTAATGAACAAAAAGGCAACAGAAATGGGAGCTTTAGACACTCATTTTACGAACCCAAGTGGACTCCCAGATGAAAATCATGTTACTACTGCTTATGATTTAGCTATGATAGCTAAATATGCTATGAACAACGAAACTTTTAGAAATATAGTCAAACAGTATAGCTACACTATTCCTCCTACTAATAAAAAAAGTGAATCTAGGTATATATGCAATCATAATAAACTTCTATTCAGTAAAAAGAAAATTCAAGTTGATGGTAAAATTATACCTATTAAATATGAATGGGCAGATGGAATAAAAAACGGTTACACTCAAGTAGCAGATCAATGTTTGGTCTCATCTGCTACTAAAGGCAATAGAAAACTTATATGTGTTGTTTTAAAATCACATGGCTCAGATATATATGTAGATACTCATAAACTATTAAATTATGGCTTTAATGAATTTGAAAAAACACAACTAAGTTTTAAAAATGAGTTTATTGATAATATTGACATTCAAAATGGTTCCATCCCTCTAACTACGGGGATTATAGGTGATAGTTTATATACAATTGTTCCTAAAAATAACTTGAATAAGATAGAAAAGAAAATTAATATACAAGAAAACATAGAGGCTCCCATTGAAAAAGGACAGGTTTTAGGTAATATTGAATATACTTTAGATGGTAAACTTCTAGGACAAGCAGATATTATATCTACTATGGAAATAACTAAAGTAGAAGTAAAGTCAAAGCTTCTAAGTAAATGGTGGGTAATAATAATCGTTCTAATAATTATTTTATTTAAAATCTCTGAGATAGTAAGAAAATCAAAAAGAAGAAAGAGAAGAAAAACCCTATACAAACGAATAAATGACCCTATAAAATAG
- the selA gene encoding L-seryl-tRNA(Sec) selenium transferase: MEEKKNLFTLIPKVDDLLQSPLIEKLSNEVPRVVVVDSIREEVELLRKRIREKKFSEAELKERIDLLPQFIEDRILRKNRYKLRRVVNGTGVVIHTNLGRSLINEEIMKNIIDVATNYSNLEYDLNLGERGSRYSHLEEIIKDITGGESAMVVNNNAAAVLLALSTMAKDREVVVSRGELIEIGGSFRVPDVMAQSGAELVDVGTTNKTHVWDYENAINENTGALLKVHTSNYRILGFTSSVSIEELKVLKDKYDIPLIEDLGSGVLIDLSKYGLEYEPTVQDSIRKGVDIVTFSGDKLLGGPQAGIIVGKKEYIDKMKKNPLTRAFRVDKFTISALESTLRYYLDEEKAVKSISTLNMLTITLDQLESKANSLKEVLCRDVDSDHLEVEVVDDTSEVGGGSLPLEKLPTKCVTLSPKMVSSSQFEKNLRDYEIPIITRVYRDKIYIDLRTVKDSEFEIILNGVLYALEI; encoded by the coding sequence ATGGAGGAGAAGAAAAATTTATTTACTTTAATACCCAAAGTAGATGATTTACTACAAAGCCCACTGATAGAGAAATTAAGTAATGAGGTTCCAAGGGTTGTTGTAGTTGATTCTATAAGAGAGGAAGTTGAGTTATTAAGAAAGCGTATTAGGGAAAAAAAGTTTTCTGAAGCCGAGCTTAAAGAAAGAATTGATTTGTTACCACAGTTTATTGAGGACAGAATACTTAGAAAAAACAGATATAAACTTAGAAGGGTAGTGAATGGTACTGGAGTAGTTATTCATACTAATCTAGGTAGATCTCTGATTAATGAAGAAATAATGAAAAACATAATAGATGTAGCCACAAATTATTCAAACTTAGAATACGACCTTAATTTAGGTGAGAGAGGTTCAAGATATAGTCACTTGGAAGAAATCATCAAAGATATAACAGGTGGAGAATCTGCTATGGTTGTTAATAATAATGCAGCAGCTGTATTATTAGCTCTTAGTACTATGGCAAAGGATAGGGAAGTAGTTGTCTCTAGGGGAGAATTAATTGAAATCGGGGGTTCTTTTAGGGTACCTGATGTTATGGCTCAAAGTGGAGCAGAATTAGTAGATGTAGGAACTACAAATAAGACTCATGTTTGGGATTATGAAAATGCTATAAATGAAAATACAGGTGCTCTTTTAAAAGTTCATACCAGTAATTATCGAATACTAGGTTTTACTTCTTCAGTTTCAATTGAAGAGCTAAAGGTACTAAAAGATAAGTATGACATACCTCTTATTGAAGATTTAGGCAGTGGAGTATTAATAGACTTATCAAAATATGGTTTAGAATATGAACCAACAGTACAAGACTCAATAAGAAAAGGTGTAGATATAGTAACATTTAGTGGAGATAAATTACTAGGTGGACCTCAAGCAGGGATTATAGTTGGTAAAAAAGAATATATTGATAAGATGAAGAAAAATCCTCTTACTAGAGCTTTTAGAGTAGATAAGTTTACTATATCTGCATTAGAGAGTACATTGAGGTACTACTTAGATGAAGAAAAAGCTGTTAAGAGTATTTCTACTCTCAATATGTTGACAATTACTTTAGATCAACTAGAATCTAAGGCCAATTCTTTAAAGGAAGTTTTATGTAGAGATGTAGATAGTGACCATTTAGAAGTAGAGGTTGTTGATGATACTTCTGAAGTAGGAGGTGGCTCTCTTCCATTAGAGAAATTACCAACAAAATGTGTGACACTATCTCCTAAAATGGTTAGTTCATCTCAATTCGAGAAGAATTTGAGAGACTACGAGATACCTATAATAACTAGGGTATATAGGGATAAAATATATATTGATTTAAGAACTGTAAAAGATTCTGAATTTGAAATAATATTAAATGGAGTATTATACGCTTTAGAAATATAA
- the yqeK gene encoding bis(5'-nucleosyl)-tetraphosphatase (symmetrical) YqeK, with the protein MIENWMLKKLNEDISEKRYIHSIGVMETCVKLAKTYGVDEGKAELAGLLHDCAKYKEKRNLLKMTIDFGIILDNVMKYNTKLIHGPLGAEVARRTYLVNDEEILNAIKIHTTGKENMNLLEKIVFIADYIEPNREFEGVKEIRQLAFKDLNESIIKAMDNTIKYVIDGGSLLHLDTVKARNYLKLEKNLE; encoded by the coding sequence ATGATAGAAAATTGGATGTTAAAAAAACTTAATGAAGATATTAGTGAAAAGAGATACATACATTCTATAGGGGTTATGGAAACTTGTGTTAAATTAGCAAAGACCTATGGTGTAGATGAGGGAAAAGCAGAATTAGCAGGTCTATTACATGATTGTGCTAAATACAAGGAAAAAAGAAATTTATTGAAAATGACTATCGATTTTGGTATAATTTTAGATAATGTGATGAAATACAATACTAAGCTTATTCATGGACCTTTAGGTGCAGAAGTTGCAAGAAGAACTTATCTTGTAAATGATGAGGAAATATTAAATGCAATTAAAATTCACACCACAGGTAAAGAGAATATGAATTTGCTAGAAAAAATAGTATTTATTGCAGATTATATTGAGCCAAATAGAGAATTTGAAGGGGTAAAAGAAATAAGACAGTTGGCCTTTAAGGACCTTAACGAGAGTATTATTAAGGCAATGGACAACACAATTAAATATGTAATTGATGGTGGGAGTTTGTTACATTTAGACACAGTAAAAGCTAGGAACTATTTGAAATTAGAAAAGAATTTGGAGTGA